One genomic region from Streptomyces sp. NBC_00457 encodes:
- a CDS encoding BlaI/MecI/CopY family transcriptional regulator, with protein sequence MRRLGDLEAEIMDRLWRWQRPATVREIVDDINEERPLAYTTVMTVTNILYTKGWLLRSKQGRAWLYTPVRSREEYAAALMEDALGASEDRPVALAHFVQQMSPDEISALRKALRTAGRQAES encoded by the coding sequence ATGCGACGGCTGGGGGATCTCGAGGCGGAGATCATGGATCGCCTCTGGCGGTGGCAGCGTCCGGCGACGGTGCGGGAGATCGTCGACGACATCAACGAGGAGCGCCCGCTCGCCTACACCACGGTGATGACCGTGACCAACATCCTCTACACCAAGGGCTGGCTGCTGCGCAGCAAGCAGGGCCGGGCCTGGCTGTACACGCCGGTCCGCAGTCGTGAGGAGTACGCGGCGGCGCTCATGGAGGACGCGCTCGGCGCGAGCGAGGACCGTCCGGTGGCTCTGGCCCACTTCGTCCAGCAGATGAGTCCCGACGAGATCAGCGCCCTGCGCAAGGCATTGCGCACGGCGGGGCGGCAGGCAGAGTCGTGA
- a CDS encoding M56 family metallopeptidase → MNAVPALLGYAAGVGFLAPRLLLRSAWPHRAPGLAVAVWQGLTVSFTIAVALAAYHLASPTEHLHADLIGVLHSCGLTNATAATDPTVIDRLAVGLPLSMVLLVLGCFLFEVLRGRRARTRHREVLDMVGRRSQHLGATILEHELPAAYCLPGHNPRVVVSAGALRLLSPGQLDAVLEHERSHIAGRHHLALAATEAFARVFRRIPLAHHAKEQTAVLLEMIADDRALRRQSREVLATAMYEMAAAKAAPAGAFAVGGPSALVRMRRVLIPQRRPHVALLGSVAVAAAVVPVLPLLFGCVPTIG, encoded by the coding sequence GTGAACGCGGTGCCCGCGCTGCTCGGCTATGCGGCCGGAGTCGGTTTCCTCGCCCCGCGGCTGCTGCTGCGCAGCGCCTGGCCGCACCGCGCGCCGGGCCTGGCCGTGGCCGTATGGCAAGGGCTGACCGTATCGTTCACCATCGCTGTCGCACTGGCCGCGTACCACCTCGCCAGCCCGACCGAGCACCTGCACGCCGACCTGATCGGCGTGCTGCATTCCTGCGGGCTGACCAACGCGACCGCCGCGACCGACCCGACCGTCATCGACCGCTTGGCGGTCGGTCTCCCACTCTCGATGGTCCTGCTGGTGCTCGGCTGCTTCCTCTTCGAAGTGCTCCGTGGCCGACGCGCTCGCACCCGTCACCGGGAAGTCCTGGACATGGTGGGTCGGCGCTCGCAGCACCTGGGCGCCACCATCCTTGAACACGAACTGCCCGCCGCCTACTGCCTCCCGGGGCACAACCCGCGTGTCGTCGTCAGTGCGGGCGCCCTGCGGCTGCTGTCTCCCGGGCAACTCGATGCCGTCCTCGAACACGAGCGTTCACACATCGCGGGACGCCACCATCTGGCACTGGCCGCCACCGAGGCGTTCGCCCGGGTCTTCCGACGAATTCCGCTCGCCCACCACGCCAAGGAGCAGACCGCGGTGCTCCTGGAGATGATCGCCGACGACCGGGCACTGCGCCGCCAGTCTCGCGAGGTGCTGGCCACGGCCATGTACGAGATGGCGGCGGCCAAGGCCGCCCCCGCGGGCGCGTTCGCGGTGGGCGGCCCGAGCGCTCTGGTCCGCATGAGGCGCGTACTCATCCCGCAGCGGCGACCGCACGTCGCGCTCCTTGGATCGGTGGCCGTCGCAGCGGCTGTGGTGCCGGTGCTCCCGCTGCTGTTCGGCTGCGTGCCCACCATCGGGTAA
- a CDS encoding C40 family peptidase: MGTHRRPKPPSSPRLAVLAASAGAFSLLSTAQSQAEPKPSIEKVREEVEELYHDSEAGTEEYNTAQGKKAALQKAANRAQERVAAQQAEINEIRSEMGPVAASQYRDGGLDPSVRLFLSAEPDDYLEQAELLDRTSSRQISLLKSLQHKQRELAQTRAEAVKKLEAARKAQEQMGEKKQEIQSKLREAQKLLNSLTAEQRAELKAAEAEADRASGSSDSVATYNGPASGRARTALEFAYAQLGKPYEWGSTGPNSYDCSGLTGASWRAAGVSLPRTVNQQYNAGRQVARSDLQPGDIIYWYNNSQHNGLYIGDGKAIHAPRTGKNIEITNLDSMPYFAATRP; this comes from the coding sequence ATGGGAACCCACCGCCGACCGAAGCCGCCGAGCAGTCCCCGGCTCGCCGTACTGGCCGCTTCGGCGGGAGCGTTCTCCCTGCTGTCCACGGCACAGAGCCAGGCCGAACCGAAGCCCTCCATCGAGAAGGTGCGCGAAGAGGTCGAGGAGCTCTACCACGACTCGGAGGCCGGCACCGAGGAGTACAACACCGCCCAGGGGAAGAAGGCGGCCCTGCAGAAGGCCGCCAACAGGGCACAGGAACGGGTGGCCGCGCAGCAGGCCGAGATCAACGAGATACGCAGCGAGATGGGCCCGGTAGCCGCCTCACAGTACCGAGACGGTGGCCTGGACCCGAGCGTGCGGCTCTTCCTGTCGGCCGAACCCGATGATTACCTGGAGCAGGCGGAGCTGCTGGATCGTACGAGCTCCCGGCAGATCTCCCTGCTCAAGAGCCTTCAGCACAAGCAGCGGGAGCTCGCCCAGACCCGCGCCGAAGCGGTGAAGAAGCTCGAGGCGGCCCGCAAGGCCCAGGAGCAGATGGGCGAGAAGAAGCAGGAGATCCAGAGCAAGCTTCGCGAGGCCCAGAAGCTCCTGAACAGCCTCACCGCCGAGCAGCGGGCCGAGCTCAAGGCCGCGGAGGCGGAGGCCGACCGCGCCTCCGGCAGCAGCGACAGCGTCGCCACCTACAACGGTCCCGCCAGCGGAAGAGCCCGTACCGCGCTCGAGTTCGCCTACGCCCAGCTCGGCAAGCCCTACGAGTGGGGATCGACCGGCCCGAACTCCTACGACTGCTCCGGCCTGACCGGCGCCTCCTGGCGTGCCGCCGGCGTCTCGCTGCCCCGCACCGTCAACCAGCAGTACAACGCCGGCCGGCAGGTCGCCCGCTCCGACCTCCAGCCCGGCGACATCATCTACTGGTACAACAACAGCCAGCACAACGGCTTGTACATAGGCGACGGCAAGGCCATCCACGCACCGCGCACCGGCAAGAACATCGAGATCACCAACCTCGACTCCATGCCGTACTTCGCGGCCACGCGGCCCTGA
- a CDS encoding class I SAM-dependent methyltransferase — MVDHQEQTRAAYDGVVELYASMFANRLETQPFARNMIGTFAELVRGTGTLRVADVGCGPGHLTAMLHDLELDAFGLDLSPAMVDHARRAHPALRFDEARMEALPVEDGVLGGVLAHYSMIHTPPGELPALLAEQARVLAPGGLLLVSFFATDGPEPVRFDHKVAPAYSWPVDRFAELLAGAGLAAFARLIHDPASERGFLDAHLLARLP, encoded by the coding sequence ATGGTGGATCACCAGGAACAAACCAGGGCGGCCTACGACGGAGTCGTCGAGCTGTATGCGTCGATGTTTGCTAATCGGCTGGAGACGCAGCCGTTCGCGCGGAACATGATCGGCACCTTCGCCGAGCTGGTGCGCGGGACGGGGACCCTGCGTGTGGCCGACGTCGGGTGCGGACCTGGACATCTGACGGCCATGCTGCATGACTTGGAGCTGGATGCCTTCGGACTCGACCTTTCCCCGGCCATGGTCGACCACGCCCGGCGGGCCCATCCGGCGCTGCGGTTCGACGAGGCGCGGATGGAGGCTCTGCCGGTCGAGGACGGCGTGCTCGGCGGCGTGCTTGCCCACTACTCAATGATCCATACCCCGCCTGGGGAACTGCCCGCGCTGCTTGCCGAGCAGGCGCGTGTCCTGGCGCCTGGGGGCCTGCTCCTGGTCTCATTCTTCGCGACCGATGGACCGGAGCCGGTCCGCTTCGACCACAAGGTGGCGCCTGCCTATAGCTGGCCGGTGGACCGGTTCGCCGAATTGCTGGCCGGGGCTGGGCTCGCCGCGTTCGCCCGGCTGATCCACGACCCGGCCTCCGAGCGGGGATTCCTCGACGCCCACTTGCTGGCCCGCCTCCCCTAA
- a CDS encoding TnsA-like heteromeric transposase endonuclease subunit: MGTGAGDADATDCRTVRVTYRRANGRLAEAELDRVPVDEVAGGLPVREFRWYRGRKHYSGWYHASTTGRMVAYESRLELARILIADFAGDIAEIAAQPFQLVGSDGTRIRRHVPDLFLVHVDGLVTVVDVKAPSRMKDPKVIAQFDWTREVCSRRGWVYETWSGAEPAVVENVRFLAGYRRRDLVETSLIARVMAAAADQPTIGGVEAALAGHPHEIVRPVVLHLVWSGQLVTDLRAPLTRTSRIRVAA; encoded by the coding sequence ATGGGGACTGGTGCAGGCGACGCGGACGCGACAGATTGCCGGACAGTCCGGGTCACGTATCGGCGGGCCAACGGACGACTGGCCGAGGCTGAGCTCGACCGGGTTCCGGTGGACGAAGTCGCTGGCGGACTTCCGGTACGCGAGTTCCGTTGGTACCGGGGCCGGAAGCACTATTCGGGCTGGTACCACGCCTCGACAACGGGCCGAATGGTGGCCTACGAGAGCCGGTTGGAGCTCGCCCGCATCCTGATCGCCGACTTCGCTGGTGACATCGCGGAGATCGCGGCCCAGCCCTTCCAACTGGTCGGCTCGGACGGTACGCGCATCCGCCGCCATGTTCCCGATCTATTCCTCGTCCACGTCGACGGTCTGGTGACCGTCGTGGACGTCAAAGCCCCCTCACGCATGAAGGATCCCAAAGTGATCGCACAGTTCGACTGGACACGCGAGGTGTGTTCGCGCCGCGGCTGGGTCTATGAGACCTGGTCGGGGGCCGAGCCTGCCGTCGTGGAGAACGTGCGCTTCCTAGCGGGCTACCGGCGCCGCGACCTGGTGGAGACCTCTCTCATCGCGCGTGTGATGGCGGCCGCCGCGGACCAGCCGACGATCGGCGGTGTCGAGGCCGCGCTGGCCGGACACCCGCATGAGATCGTCCGTCCGGTCGTCCTGCACCTGGTCTGGTCCGGGCAGCTCGTCACCGACCTACGTGCTCCGCTGACCCGTACGAGCCGCATCCGGGTGGCGGCATGA
- a CDS encoding Mu transposase C-terminal domain-containing protein: MSAYAMTLFPGARLFFGGDVVEVVDVEGLHTTVRNERTGEYSSVPLGRLAAGARSIGDPAPTSSNGVGLLLASLSADQRQRLEERAGHVREVLSGYRSGHLGSALPSEPRPAYDPDLPLKDRTAAKAADRAGRVSSVDPRWEEAVRRVMADSVTGSTPTRSALLLRAEERLTSEYGKGTVPIPSRSTAYARLAWLAKGTNAVSGSAKARRSIAERPQGTYGRLRATRPGEYVVLDTQDLDIYAMEPVTCRWVPLQLTIAQDLFSRCVVGLRVTACSTKAVDVAGVLFEAVCPPLEDTVRPALAHYHGLWDEVVFTEDQLVPGAGLCPPETLVIDHGRAFMSAHVIGVCTRLGMSIQPAQPKKPTDKPTVERFFRTLREGLIQHLPAYKGPDVHNRGQAVENTAFFFIHEVEEVIREWITEVYHRREHDGLVIPQWPKLSLSPLEMLRIGLARAGRLRMPASADLAFQFLAVKPRTIQHYGVEVDGLRYNGPALDGYRNAPSPYTGLGRQWPIHVNPDDVRFVYFQDPADDSWHPLHWEHAPALQMAFSGEAAAYARRLAAREGRHIDASQALSDLLARWDQGMVTDRRERRIAVRLSEERDALSLPVLPEQSGPLTPPELRLVPELPVGDSDEEDELFDAPEGDHFYADAFEVIE, translated from the coding sequence ATGAGTGCGTACGCGATGACCCTGTTTCCGGGGGCCCGGCTCTTCTTCGGCGGTGACGTCGTCGAGGTCGTGGACGTCGAGGGTCTGCACACGACGGTCCGCAACGAGCGGACGGGCGAGTACAGCTCCGTTCCGCTCGGCCGGCTGGCAGCCGGAGCCCGATCGATCGGTGATCCCGCGCCGACCTCCTCAAACGGGGTTGGCCTGCTGCTGGCGAGCTTGTCGGCAGACCAGCGTCAACGGCTGGAGGAACGGGCGGGGCACGTCCGGGAGGTGCTCAGCGGCTACCGGTCCGGGCACCTTGGCAGTGCTCTGCCGAGCGAACCCAGGCCCGCTTACGACCCCGATCTTCCGCTGAAGGACCGGACTGCGGCCAAGGCCGCTGACCGCGCAGGGAGGGTCTCCAGCGTCGATCCCCGGTGGGAGGAGGCGGTGCGCCGGGTGATGGCGGACTCGGTGACCGGCTCGACCCCCACGCGGTCGGCTCTGCTACTGCGGGCCGAGGAACGACTGACCAGCGAGTACGGCAAGGGGACTGTTCCGATTCCGTCCCGGAGCACGGCCTACGCCCGGCTCGCCTGGCTGGCCAAGGGCACGAACGCGGTCTCCGGCAGCGCCAAGGCACGCCGCTCGATCGCGGAGAGGCCGCAGGGCACCTACGGGCGGCTGCGGGCCACCCGGCCCGGTGAGTACGTCGTGCTCGACACCCAGGACCTGGACATCTACGCCATGGAGCCGGTGACCTGCCGCTGGGTTCCGCTCCAGCTCACCATCGCCCAGGACTTGTTCTCGCGCTGCGTCGTCGGCCTGCGGGTGACGGCCTGCTCCACGAAGGCGGTGGACGTCGCTGGCGTGTTGTTCGAGGCGGTCTGCCCTCCGCTGGAGGACACGGTCCGGCCCGCGCTCGCTCATTACCACGGGCTGTGGGACGAGGTGGTGTTCACCGAGGACCAACTCGTGCCGGGCGCCGGGCTGTGTCCGCCGGAGACGCTGGTCATCGACCACGGACGGGCGTTCATGTCCGCGCACGTGATCGGGGTCTGCACCCGGCTGGGGATGTCCATTCAGCCGGCCCAGCCGAAGAAACCCACGGACAAGCCGACCGTCGAACGCTTCTTCCGCACCCTGCGGGAGGGGCTGATCCAGCACCTTCCTGCCTACAAGGGACCCGACGTCCACAACCGCGGCCAGGCGGTCGAGAACACCGCGTTCTTCTTCATCCACGAGGTGGAGGAAGTCATCCGTGAGTGGATCACGGAGGTCTACCACCGCCGCGAGCACGACGGACTGGTCATCCCGCAGTGGCCGAAGCTGTCGCTGTCCCCGTTGGAGATGCTGCGCATCGGCCTGGCCCGCGCCGGGCGACTGCGCATGCCGGCCTCGGCGGACCTGGCCTTCCAATTCCTCGCGGTCAAGCCGCGCACGATCCAGCACTACGGGGTCGAGGTCGATGGCCTGCGTTACAACGGGCCCGCGCTGGACGGCTACCGCAACGCGCCCAGCCCCTACACCGGCCTGGGACGGCAGTGGCCGATTCACGTCAACCCTGACGACGTGCGGTTCGTCTACTTCCAGGACCCGGCCGACGACTCCTGGCATCCGCTGCACTGGGAACACGCTCCTGCCCTGCAGATGGCCTTCAGCGGGGAGGCCGCCGCCTATGCCCGTCGTCTGGCCGCACGCGAAGGCCGGCACATCGACGCCTCGCAGGCCCTGTCGGATCTTCTGGCCCGCTGGGACCAGGGCATGGTCACCGACCGGCGCGAACGCCGCATCGCGGTGCGGCTGTCGGAAGAACGTGACGCCCTGTCCCTGCCGGTGCTCCCCGAACAGTCCGGCCCCCTGACGCCTCCGGAGCTGAGGCTGGTGCCTGAGCTGCCGGTCGGCGACAGCGATGAGGAGGACGAGCTGTTCGACGCCCCCGAGGGCGACCACTTCTACGCCGACGCCTTCGAGGTGATCGAGTGA
- a CDS encoding TniB family NTP-binding protein: MRQPNLFSLSRKEGWRRFADAPPRQRPETLTRAQLAALGEAAAEDYNDSRHDWHANFGIVQTPQLAGIHDELEQIVASNRQDGDRIRSAAVIDALPGLGKTTIANLFGRDFDRQQMRRLSTVTEAGHERIPVFRVGLTSNTTLRTLNRMICEYYGHPATDRANAAALASHALDCVLSCETQLGIIDDIHFIDLDRRDGLAVSNHLKWLANELPVTFIYVGVGLAERRFFADGLTGKNVALAQTARRWTRLGVDPFRLDTDQGRRHWRSLIKSTERQLVLAEHRPGMLLRNADYLFERTSGHIGSYFTLLMRGCYRAIRTGTESITREVLDGIRLDEASEQARKQLAATMAHAKNTPALGDAS, encoded by the coding sequence GTGAGGCAGCCCAACCTGTTCAGCCTCTCCCGCAAGGAGGGCTGGCGCCGCTTCGCCGACGCCCCACCACGGCAGCGGCCCGAGACACTGACCCGGGCCCAACTGGCCGCGCTGGGCGAGGCGGCAGCCGAGGACTACAACGATTCCCGGCACGACTGGCACGCGAACTTCGGGATCGTGCAGACGCCGCAGCTCGCGGGCATCCACGACGAACTCGAACAGATCGTGGCCAGCAACCGGCAGGACGGCGACCGCATCCGCTCCGCCGCCGTCATCGACGCGCTGCCGGGCCTGGGCAAGACCACCATCGCCAACCTGTTCGGCCGCGACTTCGACCGCCAGCAGATGCGCCGCCTGTCCACAGTCACCGAGGCCGGACACGAACGCATCCCCGTCTTCCGTGTCGGCCTGACCTCCAACACCACCCTGCGAACCCTGAACCGGATGATCTGCGAGTACTACGGCCACCCGGCCACCGACCGCGCGAACGCCGCCGCCCTGGCCAGTCACGCCCTGGACTGCGTCCTGTCCTGCGAGACCCAGCTCGGCATCATCGACGACATCCACTTCATCGACCTGGATCGACGCGACGGCCTGGCGGTGTCCAACCACCTCAAGTGGCTCGCCAACGAACTGCCGGTCACCTTCATCTATGTCGGTGTCGGCCTGGCCGAGCGTCGGTTCTTCGCGGACGGCCTGACCGGCAAGAACGTGGCTCTGGCCCAGACCGCCCGCCGCTGGACCCGACTGGGTGTCGATCCGTTCCGTCTCGACACCGACCAGGGCCGACGCCACTGGCGGAGCCTGATCAAGTCCACCGAACGCCAGCTCGTCCTGGCCGAGCACCGACCCGGAATGCTGCTGCGCAACGCCGACTACCTCTTCGAACGCACCAGCGGCCACATCGGGTCGTACTTCACGCTGCTCATGCGCGGCTGCTACCGCGCGATCCGCACCGGCACAGAATCCATCACTCGCGAGGTCCTCGACGGCATCCGCCTCGATGAGGCATCCGAGCAGGCACGCAAGCAGCTGGCCGCCACCATGGCCCACGCGAAGAACACCCCCGCGCTCGGCGATGCCTCGTGA
- a CDS encoding TniQ family protein — MTESRVLPLRIPILDGESLDSWLETLGRRNGLTFSAFLRILGLPGHYHTRSMVSDLPVTVLRELEIHTGLPAGRLDQAVIGSGFPFGPRRQRRCRFCPQCLAEQEGRWLLKWWLPWTFACTTHEALLHDTCPGCGEGVRVRLPGHTLRFPAGTCTIASRLASVCGTDLTNAELLPLASDHPLLAAQHHVDVLLADPSTAYTVLADLSQCTSWLMHTIDDDDLQSMGRAVRECWHRRPLATRTPADRVKPLGAAVSGVIAHAALPFLVTPDDALAAHAVHGLRARRDTPNKVIPRGMTAEQWSQLSPGTQRRFLHAGDRIMGALDRVRFSSSTPRARVPEPGEHSASARIRHLPQLLWPGWTVRLMPREGMQENLFRGIAAALLLLPGEPELRARGITDRLGPHLPNAMTVTLQRALKSGHPDVLTALCNFAHHLDDHGSPIDYERRRHLIPAAPISPDRWRELCFRTGTQPGEQLSTKTTQAPRYLNAQRYLHQLLTGADLTDPRHPLALRSAPDRSRYFAFPPSLTLDQRDALHQHAIGILHDLNITEPLTWEPPQECADGLDLPGRHLDDIDLEEVRRIVITEQRAPREAAKDLDTTLTHIRFTLEQVPREPREWARSSSLGSWRLHQQAKEVLTTTFLQREYIDGDKTLAHIAQETGIPRHIAIAHARTLGFTIRRTRKPFPIDEPWLREQYLTRKRSTYDIAEELGTEDETVRRRLKHLKIPLRPPGVHSRTVMTKIDTSLPRDVRSAVEGTLHGWLRLHRFQIAMRFPSLDSAARHLKTEPNALVTQFRRLERDIGKSLFTRAAFGRPQQPTPQGRRLLRDLEADRVEALMTASLPHHHTPAPPDDHVLEAAHAKFQTRRNPGPPTPFDDIAVERIRITRPMLALLHDLLARPQQEFYGAEVIARTGLEPGSVYPQLKRLERAGWLTSRLEDDITWMNRATPGRGPGKRRTF; from the coding sequence GTGACCGAGTCACGAGTGCTACCCCTGCGGATCCCGATCCTGGACGGCGAGAGCCTGGACAGCTGGCTGGAGACGCTGGGCCGCCGCAACGGCCTGACCTTCTCCGCGTTCCTGCGCATCCTGGGACTGCCAGGGCACTACCACACCCGCTCGATGGTCAGCGACCTACCCGTCACCGTGCTGCGCGAGCTGGAGATCCACACCGGCCTTCCAGCCGGCCGTCTCGATCAGGCGGTGATCGGCAGCGGATTCCCCTTCGGCCCCAGGCGGCAGCGACGATGCCGGTTTTGTCCCCAGTGCCTGGCCGAGCAGGAGGGACGCTGGCTGCTCAAGTGGTGGCTTCCCTGGACATTCGCCTGCACCACCCACGAAGCCCTGCTGCACGACACCTGCCCCGGCTGCGGCGAAGGAGTACGCGTCAGGCTCCCCGGACACACTCTCCGGTTCCCGGCGGGAACCTGCACCATCGCGTCCCGGCTGGCGTCCGTCTGCGGCACCGACCTGACCAACGCCGAGCTTCTGCCGTTGGCCTCCGATCACCCGTTGCTCGCCGCCCAGCACCACGTCGACGTCCTGCTCGCCGACCCGTCCACCGCCTACACGGTCCTGGCCGACCTGAGCCAGTGCACGTCATGGCTGATGCACACGATCGACGACGACGACCTCCAGTCGATGGGCCGGGCGGTCCGAGAATGCTGGCACCGCAGGCCGCTGGCCACGCGGACTCCTGCCGACCGGGTCAAGCCGCTCGGCGCTGCCGTGAGCGGTGTCATCGCCCACGCGGCTCTGCCCTTCCTCGTCACACCCGACGACGCCTTGGCCGCCCATGCTGTCCACGGCCTGCGGGCCCGGCGCGACACCCCGAACAAGGTGATCCCCCGGGGCATGACCGCCGAGCAGTGGTCCCAACTCTCACCGGGCACGCAGCGCCGGTTCCTGCACGCCGGCGATCGGATCATGGGCGCCCTGGACCGCGTCCGCTTCTCGTCGTCCACCCCACGCGCCCGCGTTCCCGAACCCGGGGAGCACAGCGCGAGCGCACGCATCCGGCATCTTCCGCAGCTCCTCTGGCCTGGTTGGACAGTGCGACTCATGCCCCGGGAGGGAATGCAGGAGAACCTCTTCCGCGGCATCGCCGCCGCACTACTGCTCCTGCCCGGGGAGCCCGAACTACGGGCACGCGGCATCACCGATCGACTGGGACCGCACCTGCCGAACGCTATGACCGTCACCTTGCAGCGAGCCCTCAAATCCGGGCACCCGGACGTGCTCACCGCACTCTGCAACTTCGCCCACCATCTCGACGACCACGGCAGCCCCATCGACTACGAGCGCCGGCGGCACCTCATCCCCGCGGCCCCGATCAGCCCCGACCGGTGGCGCGAGCTCTGTTTCCGCACGGGCACGCAGCCCGGTGAACAGCTCAGTACCAAAACCACCCAGGCCCCCCGCTACCTCAACGCCCAGCGCTACCTCCACCAGCTCCTCACCGGCGCCGACCTCACCGACCCCCGCCACCCCCTCGCCCTGCGATCGGCGCCCGACCGCTCCCGGTACTTCGCCTTCCCACCCTCCCTGACCCTCGACCAGCGAGATGCCCTCCACCAGCACGCGATCGGCATCCTGCACGACCTGAACATCACCGAGCCCCTGACCTGGGAACCGCCGCAAGAATGCGCCGACGGACTCGACCTCCCCGGCCGGCACCTCGACGACATCGACCTGGAAGAAGTACGCCGCATCGTCATCACCGAACAACGCGCACCACGAGAAGCGGCCAAGGACCTGGACACCACCCTGACCCACATCCGGTTCACACTCGAACAGGTTCCCCGCGAGCCCCGCGAGTGGGCCAGGTCATCGAGCCTCGGCTCCTGGCGCCTCCACCAGCAGGCCAAAGAGGTCCTCACCACCACCTTCCTGCAACGCGAGTACATCGACGGCGACAAGACGCTGGCTCACATCGCCCAGGAAACCGGCATCCCCCGCCACATCGCCATCGCCCACGCCCGCACCCTCGGCTTCACCATCCGCCGGACCCGCAAGCCCTTCCCCATCGACGAGCCCTGGCTGCGCGAGCAGTACCTCACCCGCAAGCGCTCGACCTACGACATCGCCGAAGAACTCGGCACCGAAGACGAGACGGTCCGCCGACGCCTCAAGCACCTGAAGATTCCCCTGCGGCCCCCAGGAGTGCACAGCCGCACCGTCATGACCAAGATCGACACCAGCCTCCCCCGCGACGTCCGATCCGCCGTCGAAGGCACCCTCCACGGTTGGCTCCGCCTCCACCGCTTCCAGATCGCCATGCGCTTCCCGTCCCTCGACAGCGCCGCCCGCCACCTGAAGACCGAACCCAACGCCCTGGTCACACAGTTCCGGCGACTGGAACGTGACATCGGCAAAAGCCTCTTCACCAGGGCGGCCTTCGGCCGCCCTCAACAGCCCACCCCGCAGGGCCGACGACTACTTCGAGACCTCGAAGCCGACCGAGTCGAGGCCCTGATGACCGCATCACTGCCGCACCACCACACCCCTGCCCCGCCCGATGACCACGTCCTGGAAGCCGCCCATGCCAAGTTCCAGACCCGCCGCAACCCCGGCCCACCCACCCCCTTCGACGACATCGCTGTCGAGCGCATCCGCATCACAAGGCCAATGCTCGCCCTCCTGCACGATCTGCTCGCCCGACCGCAACAGGAGTTCTACGGCGCCGAGGTCATCGCACGCACCGGACTCGAACCAGGAAGCGTCTATCCACAGCTCAAGAGGCTCGAACGAGCGGGCTGGCTCACCAGCCGACTCGAAGACGACATCACCTGGATGAACAGAGCCACCCCAGGCCGCGGACCCGGCAAACGCCGCACCTTCTAA
- a CDS encoding antibiotic biosynthesis monooxygenase, with amino-acid sequence MNHRAVRTDHSAQCTEPVTAVFTWKVRPGREAEFERWTHGITRSASRFPGNQGVAWLRPEDGHRFHAVVHFADPERLSQWLTSRERADWHARIEDIATEVSGERQSTTGMETWFSLPGTTVQSPPRWKMVLTTFLAAYPLVLLIQWLLVPYTTGWPLPLRAVVFPAVLLPTLTYVLMPRLSRLLRLWLYPPPGADRR; translated from the coding sequence ATGAACCACAGAGCCGTCCGTACGGACCACAGCGCCCAGTGCACCGAACCGGTCACGGCCGTCTTCACCTGGAAGGTACGCCCCGGTAGAGAAGCCGAGTTCGAGCGGTGGACTCATGGCATCACCCGTAGCGCGTCGCGGTTCCCCGGAAACCAGGGTGTCGCCTGGCTACGTCCCGAGGACGGGCACCGCTTCCACGCGGTGGTGCACTTCGCCGACCCGGAGCGGTTGTCGCAGTGGCTGACGTCCCGGGAGCGGGCGGACTGGCACGCACGGATCGAGGACATCGCCACCGAGGTCAGCGGCGAGCGGCAGTCGACCACCGGGATGGAGACGTGGTTCAGCCTGCCCGGCACGACGGTGCAGTCCCCGCCCCGCTGGAAGATGGTGCTGACCACGTTCCTCGCGGCCTATCCGCTCGTTCTGCTGATCCAGTGGCTGCTCGTGCCCTACACGACCGGCTGGCCGCTGCCGCTGCGCGCGGTGGTATTCCCTGCGGTACTGCTGCCGACGCTGACTTATGTGCTGATGCCGCGACTCAGCCGACTGCTGCGGCTGTGGCTCTATCCACCGCCCGGGGCGGACCGAAGGTGA
- a CDS encoding SbtR family transcriptional regulator → MVQELVTEAARAGDVRDDIPPTELTRYCLSALAAARTLPSEAAVRRLVTATLAGMRPPQR, encoded by the coding sequence ATGGTTCAAGAGCTGGTGACCGAGGCAGCACGGGCCGGCGATGTCAGGGACGACATCCCGCCGACCGAGCTCACGCGCTATTGCCTCAGCGCCCTCGCCGCAGCACGAACCCTCCCGTCCGAGGCTGCCGTGCGGCGCCTGGTCACCGCCACCCTCGCCGGCATGCGCCCTCCACAGCGCTGA